The Nicotiana tomentosiformis chromosome 2, ASM39032v3, whole genome shotgun sequence genome includes the window TCATATTTCTGAAATTATGACTTCCCCTATTcctactcctttgaaatttgtCGCTtcgtcgaagaacattctccagcCTGGGTATGACTCTGCGATATCTTCTACAGCGAACAACACATCCTCGTCTGGGAAGTACGTAGTGAGTGGTTCATAATCCTTGTCTACTAGATTCTCTACAAGGTAATCAGCTAAGACTTGTCCTTTGATGGCCTTCTatgttatgtacacaatgtcaaattcgttGAGGAAAATCTGCCATTTGGCCAGTTTTCCTATAGGCATTGAAATGTGTGGTGTATGCTGATATGTAATGCCTCAATTTTTGGGCGATCCAAGTTAAGGCACAGCAAGCGCACTCTATCAGAGTGTATACGACCTCacatggtgtgaacttcttgcttaagTAATAGATAGCATGTTCATTTCTTTCTGTTTCATTGTGTTGTCCCAATACGCATCTGAACACATTGTCCAAGACTTATAGGTATAACAATAGTGGCAACCCGAGCTCGGGAGTGACCAATACTGGTGGATTTGACAAGTACTCCTTAATCTTGTTGAAAGCTTTCTGACATTCTTATGTCTATTTTGTAGCGGCGCCCTTCTTCAGTAGCTTGAAGATAGGTTCACAAAGTACTGTAGACTGGGCTATGAAATGTGTGATGTAATTCATCCTACCAAGGAagctcatcacatccttcttgctCTTGGGCGGTAACAACTCTTGAATGGATTTGATTTTCGAAGGATCCAGTTTTATCCCTTTCATACTTACGATAAAACCTAGCAATTTTCTAGCAGGGATTCCAAATGCGCATTTTGTAGTGTTCAACTTCAAACGCTACCTCCGCAAGCGTTCGAAAAACTTTTTCAGGTCGTCGAAATGCTCTTAACTCTTTCGAGATTTTATGATGATGacatccacatatacctcgattTCTTTGTGAATTATGTCGTGAAAGAGGGTTTTCACGGCCCTCATGTAAGTAACGCCAGTATTTTTAAGGCCGAATGGTATGACTCTCTAGCAGTAAACTCCCCAAGGCATAGGGTACACTGACTTTTTTGCATCATTTTTTTGCATCAAGATCTGATGGTACTCGGCAAAACAATCCATGAATGATTGCAGTTCATATTTTGCGTAGTAGTTGATGAGGATGTTAACGTTTGGTAAAAGGAAATCGTCCTTTGGGCTGGCCTTGTTAAGATCTCGATAATCCACACATATCCTGATCTTCCCATCCTTCTTAGGTATCGGGACGACATTTACCAACCATGTGGAATAAAAGGTGACTGTCACTACATTCGCTTCTAGTAGGATTAGTTTGAACTTTCTCAAATTCAAGTCCGGTTTGAACTTTCTGGGTTTTTGTTTCACTGGCGGTCTAGTGGGATCAGTAGGAAATCGATGTGAAACTATGTCAGTGGTTAACCTAGGcatgtcgtcatacgaccatgcGAATAGATTGATGTATTGTCGGAGGAGCTCAACCAATTCTTCTTTCGACTCTACTTCCAGATGGATGTTGATTCGGGTCTCCTTCACATCTTCTTTGTTTCCCAGGTTTACCACTTCTGTATCTTCTAGGTTAGGCTTTTTCTGGCTTTCCAGTTGTACAATCTCTTGTGGAAGATTATCTGATATCATGCTTTCATCGTATTCTTCGTAATCTGGATATCTTTGCTCGAgggtttcgttacatgtcataatcgcggAACACtggtttttatcattttgattactgaaaagaaaaactaagtataaatgaagTGATAAATAAGTTTGCAATAATATTAAGAAAGCATTTTCCTTTTATTTCGTTAAAGGAGGAACGTCTGAGCGTTTAAAGAGGCGAATGAAAAAAAGGTATAGACACAGTTCAAGCCTCAATTGACCATGCACTCTTTTAAAAAGTTTTACAATTCCAcactgttacaacccatgttttcatATGTTAAAGTATGTCATAAGTCAATAGATGTAAGCTAGAAAATCAGATCATCTTGGGAAATACAAAAAGTAAGTTagtcatgttaccttggaggtacaaatttttaagagcatgaacaGCAAGTATAGAgatggttggaaggcttagaagctaaatgaattaaagaaaataagttttgtcgaaagtcgacaagttgggaatgttataacatgtacttttggggtgagactatgaTGCTTAACataataaggaggttatgttatgagttatattAATAGTACGATAgacgtgtgttatgttttgaattcaagcgagttgtggaacagaAGTTAGCAAAGGTCATAAGTGGAGGTTAATGTTCTTGATTAATTCTGAAAGGAGGAAGGGGTTTAAAACTATAGTTGTTTAGTCACAAATCGAGCTTTCCGCTCATTGGGATTGTTAAACTATTTTGAAAGGCTTATTATGAGTATTGTTGATATTGTTTGGACTATTGTTGGTTGTTGTAACTTGTGAGGAGtgatataaataggggaggtgttgtCCGTTATATCGTAgaaaaaaaattcattcaaatgcGATAAGTTATGGCATTCGTATTGTGAAGAAAGTATTGTTCATTGCTTGTAGACACAAGAGTTGCTGGTTAAGTTAGCTGGAGGATTGGACGAGATATTTTGAGGTATGTAAGgtcttcctttcttttctttggcATGATTCCGTAAGTTATATTGACCTTATACAGAATTCAAGTGGATGAGACTTTGTATACGTACTATACCGACGATTAAGATCTGTTCACGAGTATAGTAATATGAATCTTGAAATGGATTATGTTGTTCGCACTTTCATGTATTCTCAAGGAGTAAATAGAGCCTTCCGAAATGCCCCTGTCTTTTATATGTAACAAGACATCTAGATGTTAATTAAACATTACATGCGAATGGTCTGACGAATCAGAAGCAATATAGTGTCAGTATAATGAAGGATAGTTATATATGAATAATTCAACAAGGTCGCATAATGTATAGTTTTCAGCATGATAAGAATGTTTTGCCCTAAAGAGTGGAACAACTTCCAATACTTACACGTTTGTGTTCACGAAATTGATAAAGACCCACGAAGACAGTTACATTGCTCTCAAGTTAAATAAGGTTGATTATATATGAGGGTGATGTTAAGAGATGATATATGTTACCTATGGAGTCATAAATTATTGAATATGATAAGTTTATCAATAAGAATATAAGTTGATAGAGCGTAAATCCCGCAACTCTTGTTAGGTATTGATGAATGGATACATATGTATAACGAGTAGTCTCACTCGCTAAGAATATTACATAGCTATAAGTATAAAGAATCATGTAATCCCCATAAACAAGTTGTGATGTGAAATAAGGATAAAAGTGCGATTTAAAAATAGTTACAACATTCTTTATGGATAAATACGAAGGATGACGTAGAAAGTGGCTAGGGAATAAGGATTGGTTATTGTAATGAGTTACTCGTGAATTGTATGTTTTAGAATATGAGTTTATCTATTGATGATTGAATGATGTCTGCATGAGTCATATGAAATAAATATGTATAAGACAGTATCCCTACGGACGGTCTATGAACACATAGGTGTACAATGaatccctatggacggtctatgaatgcaTAGGTGAATAATGAAGGTTGGTTATGGATGGTCTCAATTGCATGCATAGACAGGCCTCAGCATTATGAGCGGTACGAACGGTCTACTATGTTACACGTACGAGCCACTAGTTATTTATGTTTATGAGTAAGCCTTACAGACGGTCTCTTATGAAATGCATAAGTTCCACTTTTATGTTTTAATGTAGCCCTAGAGATGGTAGATCTGTCTGAGATAACTATTCAGATATAAGGTATGATGGCTAGAAGAATGTTATAGATGAAGTTCCATAATATGATGGTTTCCAGTACAGATAGAATGTATCAATAAGTTTAGGTATATCATGACACGAATTACATGTATATACGACATTAGATGTTCTCGGCCAACGGAGCCTTCCCTTTTTAGTCTACATCCTTTGTAAGGTAAGTTGGACAATTCAATACTTAGATATTTTACAAGTCAGAATAAGTAAGTATGATTCCCGAATTTCATTGACCCTCCAGATTTCTTTcagtatattatatatacatgtcAGTTAAGTTTCAATTAAGTTATTCATATTTtatctgccttacatacttagtataTTTATTTGTACTATTGTCCCATTGTTGGGgcactgcattcatgcctgcaggttcaGGTATCCAGTTTGACAGGCTCTTATGATAGACAGAGTGATATCCAGTTGAGGATTGGCAAAGCTCCATTTCATCCGGAGTACAGCCGAGTCTAGAGGTTACCATACTGTCCTATGTATATATACACTTGTGGGTAAGTCAGTGTCCTGTCTTGAAGATATTTTGATGTTTGATACCCTTTGAGGCTTTTTAGACACATGTTTAGTATGTACAGCATGTTAGAAGCCTTGACGGTCTGTGTGTATTCATGTTTAGAGTAGGCTCGCTGATATAGCATTTGCCCACTTACAGTTACACAGTACGAGTTGGGGCTATGTTGTCCCATAATAGTTACAAAAAGAATAAGTTCAGCCAAGTCGGCTGTCACGCCCCGACATGGGGAGCGTGACCGACTCTCCACCGAGATAACCCAATCAAGAAAGCCTACTAGATGCTTTCTACCCGAACTTGCGCATGAATAAAGTGAAgacatatttcattaattagaccatGAGAAGATCATGTGAGCAaaaccaattcattaccattattTACATCATTTATATGtctccaaaatattacattacacattcatagtttagaagtaGAACAAgtggtacaaatacaacattactgTTTGACCTTCCCAGCACCAAACATTATTTTTTAAGACGTGGTCCACTTGAGATTTCTCTCTAGTTCATACTTAACCTTATCCAGGTTCTCTTGAAGCAAACGAGCCTTTTCTATTTTAACTAAGAGATTCATAGTATCCTTCTTTAATCACACTTTATTTTCTCCTAGATTTTTGTGGCCATCTCCTTTCCTTTGACATGAGCATCATGAAGTTTTTTTTTGCAATTACTAAGGCTGCCTTGTTGTCTTCTAAAGCGAGAACCCGGTCCTTGAAATCAACAACAAATGCTTTACAAGTTTCTCTACTTACTTCTAGGTTTTTGTTCTCAAACCTAACTAATACATAGTCATTCATTTATTATTCCTTTTCAATATACTAACCTTTTTGTATGCATCAATCAATAAATCAGACAAggaaattattttcttttgcagtaTGTATGAACTTTATCTATGATGGCCGAAAAACTTATCTCAGGTTCTTCTTCCTATAAACATCAGAGGAGTTTTCCATTAGTCCCAGGAGATCCTTAGGTTCTGAATCACTGTCTTTCTTGGCCATAAATGATTGATCATCTTCATCATAAATAGACTCATCAGCTAAGGATGATTGTATAGCAGTTATAGCTCTTTTCACAATCTTGCCCATAGCCTTATTTCTCATCCTTCATCCAGGAATCCGgtctttttttgttgttgttattttgctTTATCATGATTGTTCCTCTTCTACTCAATTTCCCATGGCAAAATATCCTTGATGAAGTGATCTTACTTTCCATACTTGTAGGGAATTTGAAAGCCAATATATGAAGTTTACACTCTCCCACTTGAACACTCGAACTCATTATTCCCTTAACTAATAAAGACATTTGATTGTTGACCATGCCCATATGGCGCCAGTTGGTCCTAATCAGCCTGTTGTGTGAGGAACAAGACGCGCATGAGCATGAAAGCCCTCTTCCCAATGCTCAGCGGTCCAAAATGGGTTGTATTTAAGTGGGTTCCTATTCATACTTTATAAAAGACATTATTCCTCCATTATATAGAATCCGAAGCTCCATTCCTCCATTTTTCTAAAATTCGAAGctccatttttttttaatttctttttctaGACCGTAAAAATGATGCAAAGTCCTATATTTTATCATTGTGGAGTCGAAGCTAAGTTTTGCATCAACTGAAAGCCAACAAATCCAAGAAGAAGGTTTTATGGGTGCTCAAATTATGGTCGAAATAATTCTTGTAATTATTTTAGGTGGTTTGACCCACCTCTTCCAGATTTTAACGTTGTTATCAAGaattagagagagagagatcgaCTACAATATAGAAAGAGGGTGAAGATTATTGTAACTTCAGTTGTTATATTAGCACTAACAATTGTAATTTCCTTCTTAGTCTAGTTAGCACTAATCATCGTAATTTTCTTCATAACCCTATGTACAATGATAATAATAAAATGTATGATGAATTTCTGTGGAATGAAAAATAATGTTTGACATAAACAAGCAGACAAATATAAACAACCAAGTTCGATGAGCCTTCTTGGTTGACAAAATTAGCTACTGAAAGTTCTCTAGTTGCAGAAACAGTGTAAACATTGTGTCAAAATaaaaatcatacttaaacatacAGAGTTAACCTACAAATTAAGCTTTGTAACTAACAGACTTAAGTTATCACAAAAACAAACATTCAGTAGATCATTATGGTTGAGAGTGGTTGATATTTTGCAGAGATTGGCTCAAGTTGGGACCTGGTGACTAGCTTGGTTAAGATGAGGAATGGACTTGAGATTGGCTAAGTCTTGCTTAAGTTTGTCTTCTCCTCAACTATTGTTGAAGTTGCCATTGTGTTATATCATTTCTTCCTTGCCACCTTAGCCCAAGTGCATTGTATCCAAGATCAATATTAGTCTGTCAAACATTCACTATTTTTGTAGGAGCACAAATTACCATATCTCTTGATCCACACTGCATAGAAAGTCTAATTAGCACCCAAACTACGAATATCTAAATAAAACTCCAAATCCAAATCACTTAACCTTTCTATGATTGTCTTTGAATCACTAAACAAGATACCAAATCCAGCAGTTCTTGGTCTTCCTCGAAGTCCAGTAGCTCTTGGACTTCCTCTAACACAAGGTAGAATATCCTCAGAAGTCCTTGATCTCATACTTCCAGTATCCTGATATAG containing:
- the LOC117279366 gene encoding uncharacterized protein, with protein sequence MTCNETLEQRYPDYEEYDESMISDNLPQEIVQLESQKKPNLEDTEVVNLGNKEDVKETRINIHLEVESKEELVELLRQYINLFAWSYDDMPRLTTDIVSHRFPTDPTRPPVKQKPRKFKPDLNLRKFKLILLEANVVTVTFYSTWLVNVVPIPKKDGKIRICVDYRDLNKASPKDDFLLPNVNILINYYAKYELQSFMDCFAEYHQILMQKNDAKKSVYPMPWGVYC